A DNA window from Pseudomonas sp. GD03919 contains the following coding sequences:
- a CDS encoding ATP-binding protein: MLEPVQLLSASRQNLWRLTLIRILVLAAQAGSVGLAYKSGMLPLPWLQLSVTLGISLLLCLGTALRLRGPWPVTEVEYAVQLACDLIIHSVLLYYSGGSTNPFVSYYLVPLTIAAATLPWMFTIVLAGLALAGYTLLLVWTHPLELPAARESLLVYGMWLSFALSAALITFFVAKMAEELRRQDELRAERREESLRDQQLLAVATQAAGAAHELGTPLGTMSVLLKELRQEYRDKPALQDDLALLQEQVKLCKFTLQQLVRAAENDRRQAVVEQSCVEWLETTLNRWHLMRPEASYRYQCLGRGTPPRIMPPADLTQALLNLLNNAADACPDKLDIRLDWDHQWLRLSIRDHGAGVPLAIAEQLGRPFFTTKGKGFGLGLFLSQASVTRAGGTVKLFNHEEGGTLTELKLPRAYGVA, from the coding sequence ATGCTCGAACCCGTTCAGCTGCTTTCTGCCAGTCGCCAGAACCTCTGGCGTCTGACGCTTATCCGTATTCTGGTGCTGGCCGCTCAGGCTGGCTCGGTCGGGCTCGCCTACAAGTCCGGCATGCTACCGCTGCCCTGGCTGCAGTTGTCGGTCACCCTCGGCATTTCCCTGCTGTTGTGCCTGGGCACCGCGTTGCGCCTGCGTGGGCCTTGGCCGGTGACCGAGGTGGAATATGCCGTACAACTGGCCTGTGACCTGATCATCCACAGCGTGCTGCTGTACTACTCGGGGGGCTCGACCAACCCCTTCGTGTCCTATTACCTGGTGCCGCTGACCATCGCCGCAGCAACCCTGCCGTGGATGTTCACCATCGTCCTCGCGGGCCTGGCGCTGGCCGGTTACACCCTGCTGCTGGTGTGGACGCACCCGCTCGAACTGCCGGCGGCGCGTGAGAGCCTGCTGGTCTACGGCATGTGGCTGAGTTTCGCCCTGTCTGCGGCGCTGATCACCTTCTTCGTCGCCAAGATGGCCGAGGAGCTGCGTCGCCAGGACGAGCTGCGCGCCGAACGGCGTGAGGAAAGCCTGCGTGACCAGCAGCTATTGGCCGTGGCCACTCAGGCTGCTGGTGCCGCCCATGAACTGGGCACGCCGCTGGGCACCATGAGCGTGCTGCTCAAGGAGCTGCGCCAGGAATATCGCGACAAACCGGCGCTGCAGGATGACCTGGCCCTGCTGCAGGAGCAGGTGAAACTGTGCAAGTTCACCCTGCAGCAACTGGTGCGCGCCGCCGAGAACGACCGGCGTCAGGCGGTGGTGGAGCAGTCCTGTGTCGAGTGGCTGGAAACCACCCTCAATCGCTGGCACCTGATGCGCCCCGAGGCCAGCTACCGCTACCAGTGCCTGGGGCGTGGCACGCCACCGCGCATCATGCCGCCGGCCGATCTCACCCAGGCACTGCTGAATTTGCTCAATAACGCTGCCGATGCCTGCCCTGACAAGCTCGATATCCGTCTGGACTGGGATCACCAGTGGCTGCGCCTGAGCATTCGTGATCATGGCGCGGGGGTGCCATTGGCTATCGCCGAACAACTGGGTCGGCCGTTCTTCACCACCAAGGGCAAGGGCTTTGGTCTGGGGCTGTTTCTCAGCCAGGCCAGCGTGACCCGTGCCGGTGGCACGGTTAAGCTGTTTAACCATGAAGAAGGCGGCACCCTCACCGAATTGAAGTTGCCGCGAGCCTATGGCGTGGCCTGA
- a CDS encoding response regulator transcription factor, with protein sequence MSEESLFDGEEQPHLLLVDDDPTFTRVMARAMSRRGLRVSTASSADEGLALAKEDLPDYAVVDLKMEGDSGLVLLPKLLELDAEMRVVILTGYSSIATAVEAIKRGAANYLCKPADADDVLTALLSQHADLDSLVPENPMSVDRLQWEHIQRVLAEHEGNISATARALGMHRRTLQRKLQKRPVRR encoded by the coding sequence ATGAGCGAAGAATCCCTGTTCGACGGTGAAGAGCAGCCCCACCTGCTGCTGGTCGACGATGATCCCACCTTCACCCGTGTCATGGCGCGGGCCATGAGCCGCCGTGGTCTGCGTGTGTCCACGGCCTCCAGCGCCGATGAAGGCCTGGCCCTGGCCAAGGAAGATCTGCCGGACTACGCCGTGGTCGATTTGAAGATGGAAGGCGACTCCGGCCTGGTGCTGCTGCCCAAGCTGCTGGAGCTGGACGCCGAGATGCGTGTGGTGATCCTCACCGGTTATTCGAGCATCGCCACCGCCGTGGAGGCGATCAAGCGTGGCGCCGCCAACTACCTGTGCAAGCCGGCCGATGCCGATGATGTGCTGACCGCACTGCTGTCCCAGCATGCCGACCTGGACAGCCTGGTGCCGGAGAACCCGATGTCGGTGGACCGCCTGCAGTGGGAGCACATCCAGCGCGTGCTGGCCGAGCATGAGGGCAACATCTCCGCCACCGCCCGCGCCCTGGGCATGCACCGCCGCACCCTGCAGCGCAAATTGCAGAAGCGCCCGGTTCGCCGCTAA